The Streptomyces laurentii genome contains a region encoding:
- a CDS encoding N-acyl-L-amino acid amidohydrolase (M20 Dipeptidases; cd03893;~N-acyl-L-amino acid amidohydrolase [Streptomyces venezuelae ATCC10712];~dimer interface [polypeptide binding];~hypothetical protein; Provisional;~identified by MetaGeneAnnotator; putative;~metal binding site [ion binding]) yields the protein MTANPIAETVASLMPAAKAELTELVAFHSVADEAVAPRSECEAAANWVAGALRAEGFEDVELLDTPDGSQSVYGVLPGPAGAPTVLLYAHYDVQPMLVEAAWLTPPFQLTEREDGRWYGRGTADCKGGVIMHLLALRALKANGGVPVTVKVIVEGSEEQGTGGLERYAEAHPELLTADAIVIGDSGNFRVGLPTVTATLRGMTMVRVTIDTLEGNLHSGQFGGAAPDALAALIRVLDSLRAEDGSTVIDGLPTDAEWEGLQYPEADFRKDAKVLDGVDLTGTGTVADRIWARPAVTVIGIDAHPVAGATPSIPSTARAQISLRVPPGQDAAKATELLFAHIEKHTPWNARVSIEQVGQGQAFQADISSPAYASMAEAMRVAYPGEEMQASGMGGSIPLCNTLAALYPEAEILLIGLSEPEAQIHAVNESVSPQELERLSVAEAHFLVNYARSKQA from the coding sequence ATGACCGCGAATCCGATCGCCGAGACCGTCGCATCGCTGATGCCCGCCGCGAAGGCGGAGCTGACGGAGCTGGTGGCCTTCCACTCGGTGGCGGACGAGGCCGTCGCGCCGCGCAGCGAGTGCGAGGCCGCCGCCAATTGGGTGGCGGGCGCGCTGCGCGCCGAGGGCTTCGAGGACGTGGAGCTGCTCGACACCCCCGACGGTTCGCAGTCGGTGTACGGCGTGCTGCCCGGCCCGGCCGGCGCCCCGACCGTCCTGCTCTACGCGCACTACGACGTGCAGCCGATGCTGGTCGAGGCCGCGTGGCTGACCCCGCCGTTCCAGCTCACGGAGCGCGAGGACGGCCGCTGGTACGGACGGGGGACGGCCGACTGCAAGGGCGGCGTCATCATGCACCTGCTGGCGCTGCGCGCCCTGAAGGCCAACGGCGGCGTGCCGGTCACGGTCAAGGTGATCGTGGAGGGCTCGGAGGAGCAGGGCACGGGCGGCCTCGAGCGGTACGCGGAGGCGCACCCCGAGCTGCTGACGGCGGACGCCATCGTCATCGGCGACTCGGGCAACTTCCGGGTGGGCCTGCCGACGGTGACGGCGACCCTGCGCGGCATGACGATGGTCCGGGTCACGATCGACACGCTGGAGGGCAATCTGCACTCGGGTCAGTTCGGCGGTGCCGCCCCGGACGCGCTGGCGGCGCTGATCCGCGTCCTGGACTCGCTGCGCGCCGAGGACGGTTCGACCGTCATCGACGGACTGCCGACGGACGCGGAGTGGGAGGGCCTGCAGTACCCGGAGGCCGACTTCCGCAAGGACGCGAAGGTGCTGGACGGGGTGGACCTGACGGGCACCGGCACGGTCGCCGACCGCATCTGGGCCCGCCCGGCCGTGACGGTCATCGGCATCGACGCGCACCCGGTGGCGGGCGCGACGCCGTCGATCCCGTCCACCGCCCGCGCGCAGATCAGCCTGCGGGTGCCGCCCGGCCAGGACGCGGCGAAGGCCACGGAGCTGCTGTTCGCGCACATCGAGAAGCACACCCCGTGGAACGCCCGGGTCTCCATCGAGCAGGTCGGCCAGGGCCAGGCGTTCCAGGCGGACATCTCCAGCCCGGCGTACGCGTCGATGGCCGAGGCCATGCGGGTCGCGTACCCCGGCGAGGAGATGCAGGCCTCCGGCATGGGCGGCTCGATCCCGCTGTGCAACACGCTGGCGGCGCTCTACCCGGAAGCGGAGATCCTGCTGATCGGCCTGAGCGAGCCCGAGGCGCAGATCCACGCGGTCAACGAATCGGTGTCGCCGCAGGAGCTGGAGCGCCTGTCGGTGGCCGAGGCGCACTTCCTGGTGAACTACGCCCGCTCGAAGCAGGCCTGA
- a CDS encoding metallo-beta-lactamase-like protein (Metallo-beta-lactamase superfamily; smart00849;~Putative metallo-beta-lactamase-like protein [Streptomyces fulvissimus DSM40593];~UniProt-pubmed:11572948; UniProt-pubmed:20624727; UniProt-pubmed:17369815; UniProt-pubmed:21463507; UniProt-pubmed:18375553;~identified by MetaGeneAnnotator; putative), whose product MDLVALGPQLHLLRFPIGQAYLWRDGEDSTLIDAGWAGSAAAIETGLREAGLDPSRLRRIVLTHAHRDHVGAAGELADRFGAEILAHPLDAPIIRGELPVPEPDLLDWERPLYEHGLTVPVAPPTRVDRELADGEVLDFGDGAVVVHTPGHTPGSLAVHLPRHGVLFTGDTVASVPDVMFGVFHVDRAAALASMRRLAALRPSVLCCGHGDPVTTDTAERLARAAEQA is encoded by the coding sequence ATGGACCTCGTGGCGCTCGGCCCCCAGCTGCATCTGCTCCGTTTCCCCATCGGCCAGGCCTATCTCTGGCGGGACGGGGAGGACTCGACCCTGATCGACGCCGGATGGGCCGGTTCGGCGGCCGCGATCGAGACGGGGCTGCGCGAGGCCGGCCTCGATCCGTCCCGGCTGCGGCGGATCGTCCTCACCCACGCGCACCGCGATCACGTGGGCGCGGCCGGGGAGTTGGCGGACCGCTTCGGCGCCGAGATCCTGGCGCACCCCTTGGACGCGCCGATCATCCGGGGCGAACTCCCCGTACCCGAACCGGATTTGCTGGACTGGGAGCGGCCGCTGTACGAGCACGGGCTCACCGTCCCCGTCGCGCCGCCGACCCGGGTGGACCGCGAACTCGCCGACGGCGAGGTGCTGGACTTCGGCGACGGCGCGGTGGTCGTGCACACCCCGGGCCACACGCCCGGTTCGCTCGCGGTCCATCTGCCGCGCCACGGCGTGCTGTTCACGGGGGACACGGTGGCGTCGGTCCCGGATGTGATGTTCGGGGTGTTCCATGTGGACCGGGCCGCGGCCCTCGCCTCGATGCGCCGGCTCGCCGCGCTCCGCCCGTCGGTGCTGTGCTGCGGGCACGGCGACCCGGTGACGACCGACACGGCGGAGCGGCTCGCGCGGGCGGCGGAGCAGGCTTAG
- a CDS encoding ATP/GTP-binding protein (AAA domain; pfam13671;~ATP/GTP-binding protein [Streptomyces fulvissimus DSM40593];~Nucleoside/nucleotide kinase (NK) isa protein superfamily consisting of multiple families of enzymes that share structural similarity and are functionally related to the catalysis of the reversible phosphate group transfer from nucleoside triphosphates...; cl17190;~Nudix hydrolase isa superfamily of enzymes found in all three kingdoms of life, and it catalyzes the hydrolysis of NUcleoside DIphosphates linked to other moieties, X. Enzymes belonging to this superfamily require a divalent cation, such as Mg2+ or Mn2+...; cd02883;~UniProt-pubmed:11572948; bifunctional protein (ATP/GTP binding protein/MutT-like); UniProt-pubmed:16956972; UniProt-pubmed:21463507; UniProt-pubmed:18375553; UniProt-pubmed:20581206; UniProt-pubmed:12000953; UniProt-pubmed:20064060; UniProt-pubmed:21551298;~identified by MetaGeneAnnotator; putative;~nudix motif) produces the protein MIVWINGTFGAGKTCTARELVDLIPNSTLYDPEFTGATMRRLLPRKRLAEVADFQDLPIWRRLVVDTAAALLAELDGVLVVPMTLIRQEYRDEIFGALAARRIKVRHVVLTPDETILRDRIDRRAAIEAEAGPESVTAEGDRVVVPVPRTGALAGPGVKAGPESESETESGSGFETAESEAAARTRRWCLDHIGSFQDALAGWLAADAYPVDNSTLTAAETARVVADAVATGRAAPCGIVQTPEPTGETLAAGVLLFDEHDRVLLVDPTYKPGWEFPGGIVEPGESPTRAGIREVAEEIGLRLDAVPRLLLVDWERPQPPGYGGLRLLFDGGRLPAADAERLLLPGAELRGWRFVTEAEAAHLLPPVRYDRLRWALRARERGTVLNLEAGVPVG, from the coding sequence GTGATCGTCTGGATCAACGGGACGTTCGGTGCGGGGAAGACCTGCACCGCGCGCGAGCTGGTCGATCTGATCCCGAACAGCACGCTGTACGACCCGGAGTTCACCGGTGCCACGATGCGTCGGCTGCTCCCGCGCAAACGGCTCGCGGAGGTCGCCGACTTCCAGGACCTCCCCATCTGGCGCAGACTCGTCGTCGACACGGCGGCGGCGCTCCTCGCCGAGCTGGACGGGGTCCTGGTGGTTCCGATGACGCTGATCCGCCAGGAGTACCGGGACGAGATATTCGGCGCCCTCGCGGCTCGCAGGATCAAGGTCAGGCATGTCGTCCTCACCCCGGACGAAACGATCCTGCGCGACCGGATCGACCGCCGCGCCGCCATCGAGGCCGAGGCCGGTCCGGAATCCGTGACCGCCGAGGGCGACCGCGTCGTCGTGCCCGTCCCGAGAACCGGGGCCCTGGCCGGGCCGGGAGTCAAGGCGGGGCCCGAGTCCGAGTCCGAGACCGAGTCCGGGTCCGGGTTCGAGACGGCCGAGTCCGAGGCCGCCGCGCGGACCCGCCGCTGGTGTCTCGACCACATCGGCTCCTTCCAGGACGCGCTCGCCGGCTGGCTGGCCGCCGACGCGTACCCCGTCGACAACTCCACGCTCACCGCCGCCGAGACCGCCCGCGTCGTCGCCGACGCCGTCGCGACCGGCCGCGCCGCGCCCTGCGGCATCGTGCAGACGCCCGAACCGACCGGCGAGACCCTGGCCGCCGGCGTCCTGCTCTTCGACGAACACGACCGCGTCCTTCTGGTCGACCCCACCTACAAGCCCGGCTGGGAGTTTCCCGGCGGCATCGTCGAACCGGGCGAGTCGCCCACGCGCGCGGGCATACGGGAGGTCGCCGAGGAGATCGGCCTCCGGCTCGACGCCGTACCCCGGCTGCTCCTCGTCGACTGGGAACGCCCCCAGCCCCCCGGCTACGGCGGTCTGCGCCTGCTCTTCGACGGCGGCCGGCTGCCGGCCGCCGACGCCGAACGCCTGCTGCTGCCCGGCGCCGAACTGCGCGGCTGGCGCTTCGTCACCGAGGCCGAGGCCGCCCACCTGCTCCCCCCGGTCCGCTACGACCGCCTCCGCTGGGCCCTGCGCGCCCGCGAACGCGGCACCGTCCTCAACCTGGAGGCGGGCGTCCCGGTGGGCTGA
- a CDS encoding possible sugar kinase (Nucleotide-Binding Domain of the sugar kinase/HSP70/actin superfamily; cd00012;~Possible sugar kinase [Streptomyces venezuelae ATCC10712];~Transcriptional regulator/sugar kinase [Transcription / Carbohydrate transportand metabolism]; COG1940;~identified by MetaGeneAnnotator; putative;~nucleotide binding site [chemical binding]) — protein MRTDLVAALDFGGTKIAGALVGADGRILLRAQRPTPAQESGETVVRQVEAVLAELAASPLWAAVTAVGIGSAGPVDASAGTVSPVNVPGWRDFPLVERVRRATGGLPVTLVGDGVAMTAAEHWQGAARGYDNALCLVVSTGVGGGLVLGGRLHTGPTGNAGHLGHISVDLDGDPCACGGRGCVERIASGPHIARRALANGWRPGPDGDTSAAAVAAAARAGDPVAVASFERAAQALAAGIAATASLVEIDIAVVGGGVAGAGEVLFAPLRRGLRTYATLSFVRGLTVVPALTGTDAGLLGAAAAATAGGAGDPVRE, from the coding sequence ATGCGCACTGACCTCGTCGCCGCCCTCGACTTCGGCGGCACCAAGATCGCCGGGGCGCTGGTCGGCGCGGACGGCCGGATTCTGCTGCGCGCCCAGCGGCCCACGCCCGCCCAGGAGTCCGGCGAGACGGTGGTACGGCAGGTGGAGGCCGTCCTCGCGGAGCTCGCCGCCTCCCCGCTGTGGGCCGCGGTGACGGCCGTCGGCATCGGCAGCGCCGGTCCGGTCGACGCCTCCGCCGGCACCGTGAGTCCGGTCAACGTGCCCGGCTGGCGCGACTTCCCGCTGGTCGAGCGGGTCCGCCGGGCAACCGGCGGACTGCCCGTCACCCTCGTCGGCGACGGCGTCGCCATGACGGCCGCCGAGCACTGGCAGGGCGCCGCGCGCGGCTACGACAACGCGCTCTGCCTCGTCGTCTCCACAGGTGTCGGAGGCGGTCTCGTCCTCGGTGGGCGTCTCCACACGGGTCCCACCGGCAATGCCGGTCACCTCGGCCACATCAGCGTCGACCTCGACGGCGACCCGTGCGCCTGCGGCGGCCGCGGCTGCGTCGAACGCATCGCCAGCGGCCCGCACATCGCCCGCCGTGCCCTGGCGAACGGCTGGCGCCCGGGGCCCGACGGCGACACCTCCGCCGCCGCGGTGGCCGCCGCCGCCCGGGCCGGCGACCCGGTGGCCGTCGCCTCCTTCGAGCGCGCCGCGCAGGCACTGGCCGCCGGGATCGCCGCGACCGCCTCCCTCGTCGAGATCGACATCGCGGTCGTGGGCGGGGGAGTGGCGGGCGCGGGCGAGGTTCTGTTCGCACCGCTGCGGCGCGGCCTGCGGACGTACGCCACGCTCTCCTTCGTCCGCGGCCTCACCGTCGTCCCCGCCCTGACCGGCACCGACGCCGGGCTGCTGGGCGCGGCGGCGGCCGCGACGGCGGGCGGGGCGGGCGATCCCGTACGGGAGTGA
- a CDS encoding lacI-family transcriptional regulator (DNA binding site [nucleotide binding];~Helix-turn-helix (HTH) DNA binding domain of the LacI family of transcriptional regulators; cd01392;~LacI-family transcriptional regulator [Streptomyces albus J1074];~Ligand binding domain of the LacI tanscriptional regulator family belonging to the type I periplasmic-binding fold protein superfamily; cd06267;~Transcriptional regulators [Transcription]; COG1609;~dimerization interface [polypeptide binding];~domain linker motif;~identified by MetaGeneAnnotator; putative;~ligand binding site [chemical binding]), with translation MLDGNAFEIHLARSGGPAPKAPGGRTPPRSDPGPLTTEEPRTVAEIARRSAHRYGHRPTMKDVAARAGVGLKTVSRVVNGEPGVTADTERRVQEAIASLGFRRNDSARVLRKGRTASVGLVLEDLADPFYGPLSRAVEEVARAHGALLINGSSAEDPERERELALALCARRVDGLIVIPAGDDHRYLEPEIRAGVATVFVDRPAGLIEADVVLSDSFGGARTGVAHLIAQGHRRIGFVGDRPRIHTATERLRGYRAAMEDAGLPVDEAWVSLGPTDPEHVAATVAATLSGPEPVTALFAGNNRVTVTAVRVLAGRERPVALVGFDDIELADLLGITVIAQDAAALGRTAAQRLFRRLDGTAEAPETTVLGTTLITRGSGEIAPPEGT, from the coding sequence ATGCTCGACGGCAACGCGTTCGAAATCCACCTGGCCCGGTCGGGCGGCCCCGCCCCGAAGGCCCCCGGCGGACGGACGCCGCCCAGGTCGGACCCCGGACCCCTGACGACGGAGGAACCGCGCACCGTGGCCGAGATCGCCCGCCGCTCCGCACACCGCTACGGCCACCGGCCCACGATGAAGGACGTCGCCGCCCGCGCGGGTGTCGGTCTCAAGACCGTCTCCCGGGTCGTGAACGGCGAGCCGGGCGTCACCGCCGACACCGAGCGGCGGGTCCAGGAGGCCATCGCGTCCCTCGGCTTCCGCCGCAACGACAGCGCGCGGGTGCTCCGCAAGGGGCGTACGGCGTCGGTCGGGCTGGTCCTGGAGGATCTGGCCGACCCGTTCTACGGGCCGCTCAGCCGGGCGGTGGAGGAGGTCGCGCGGGCCCACGGGGCGCTGCTCATCAACGGTTCCAGCGCGGAGGACCCGGAGCGCGAGCGGGAGCTGGCCCTCGCCTTGTGCGCGCGGCGGGTCGACGGGCTGATCGTCATCCCCGCGGGCGACGACCACCGCTATCTGGAGCCGGAGATACGGGCGGGCGTCGCCACGGTCTTCGTGGACCGGCCGGCGGGCCTGATCGAGGCCGACGTGGTCCTGTCCGACAGTTTCGGCGGGGCCCGCACGGGCGTCGCGCATCTGATCGCCCAGGGCCACCGCCGGATCGGTTTCGTCGGCGACCGGCCCCGGATCCACACGGCGACGGAACGGCTGCGCGGCTACCGCGCGGCCATGGAGGACGCGGGCCTCCCCGTGGACGAGGCCTGGGTGTCCCTGGGCCCGACCGACCCGGAGCACGTCGCGGCGACGGTCGCGGCGACGCTGTCCGGACCGGAGCCCGTCACGGCGCTCTTCGCGGGCAACAACCGGGTGACCGTCACCGCCGTACGGGTCCTCGCGGGCCGCGAACGCCCCGTCGCCCTGGTCGGGTTCGACGACATCGAACTGGCCGACCTGCTCGGCATCACGGTCATCGCCCAGGACGCCGCCGCGCTGGGCCGCACGGCGGCCCAGCGGCTGTTCCGCCGCCTCGACGGGACGGCCGAGGCGCCGGAGACGACCGTCCTGGGAACCACGCTGATCACCCGCGGCTCGGGCGAGATCGCACCGCCCGAGGGCACCTGA
- a CDS encoding hpcH/hpaI aldolase (HpcH/HpaI aldolase [Streptomyces fulvissimus DSM40593];~HpcH/HpaI aldolase/citrate lyase family; cl17231;~UniProt-pubmed:11572948; UniProt-pubmed:12000953; UniProt-pubmed:20064060; UniProt-pubmed:21463507; UniProt-pubmed:18375553;~identified by MetaGeneAnnotator; putative): MGQQEQVTTSLAGAVSEDISASLAAVDAELDRRYPGDPGTRQPVHTVYVPGDLFDAGTIRSWGDQALAALDEHAPDAGAFARVLGLADDLAEDVYARVRTKLEREPVEDLRVDFEDGYGGAGDAAEDRDAAGAARIVAEAYADGTAAPYTGIRMKCMEAAVRDRGIRTTDVFLTGLMEHGGLPEGLVLTLPKVTYPEQVTAFVRLLEAFEKTHGLDAGRLGFEIQIETSQAILAADGTATVARMIGAAEGRATGLHYGTFDYSACLGVSAAYQASDHPAADHAKAIMQVAAAGTGVRVSDGSTNVLPVGPTAQVHEAWKLHYGLTRRALARAYYQGWDMHPGHLPTRYAAVFAFYREGFETAARRLAAYANHAGGDVMDEPATAKALASYLLRGLRCGALDAPEVDALTGLTRADLDRFASPRRGDLTANAG, encoded by the coding sequence ATGGGTCAGCAGGAGCAGGTGACGACGAGCCTCGCCGGCGCGGTCAGCGAGGACATCAGCGCCTCCCTCGCCGCCGTGGACGCCGAGCTGGACCGCCGCTACCCGGGCGATCCCGGCACCCGCCAGCCCGTGCACACCGTCTACGTCCCCGGCGACCTCTTCGACGCCGGGACGATCCGTTCCTGGGGCGACCAGGCCCTCGCCGCGCTCGACGAACACGCCCCCGACGCCGGCGCCTTCGCCCGCGTCCTCGGCCTCGCCGACGACCTCGCCGAGGACGTGTACGCCCGGGTGCGGACCAAGCTGGAGCGCGAGCCCGTCGAGGACCTGCGGGTGGACTTCGAGGACGGATACGGGGGCGCCGGCGACGCCGCCGAGGACCGGGACGCGGCCGGCGCGGCCCGTATCGTCGCCGAGGCGTACGCGGACGGCACCGCCGCCCCGTACACCGGCATCCGCATGAAGTGCATGGAGGCGGCCGTCCGCGACCGCGGCATCCGCACCACCGACGTCTTCCTCACCGGCCTCATGGAGCACGGCGGCCTGCCCGAAGGGCTCGTCCTCACCCTGCCCAAGGTCACCTACCCGGAGCAGGTCACCGCCTTCGTCCGGCTCCTCGAAGCCTTCGAGAAGACCCACGGCCTCGACGCCGGCCGGCTCGGCTTCGAGATCCAGATCGAGACCAGCCAGGCCATCCTCGCCGCCGACGGCACCGCCACCGTCGCCCGGATGATCGGCGCCGCCGAGGGCCGCGCCACCGGCCTGCACTACGGCACCTTCGACTACAGCGCCTGCCTCGGCGTCTCCGCCGCCTACCAGGCCAGCGACCACCCCGCCGCCGACCACGCCAAGGCGATCATGCAGGTGGCCGCCGCCGGTACCGGCGTCCGGGTCTCCGACGGCTCCACCAACGTGCTGCCCGTCGGCCCCACCGCCCAGGTCCACGAGGCGTGGAAGCTGCACTACGGCCTGACCCGCCGCGCCCTCGCCCGCGCCTACTACCAGGGTTGGGACATGCACCCCGGGCACCTGCCCACCCGCTACGCGGCCGTCTTCGCCTTCTACCGCGAGGGCTTCGAGACCGCCGCCCGGCGCCTCGCGGCCTACGCCAACCACGCGGGCGGCGACGTCATGGACGAGCCCGCCACCGCCAAGGCCCTCGCCTCCTACCTGCTGCGGGGCCTGCGCTGCGGGGCGCTGGACGCCCCCGAGGTCGACGCCCTCACCGGCCTGACCCGCGCGGACCTCGACCGCTTCGCCTCCCCGCGCCGGGGCGACCTGACGGCGAACGCGGGATAG
- a CDS encoding electron transfer flavoprotein, alpha subunit (Electron transfer flavoprotein FAD-binding domain; pfam00766;~Electron transfer flavoprotein, alpha subunit [Energyproduction and conversion]; COG2025;~Electron transfer flavoprotein, alpha subunit [Streptomyces venezuelae ATCC10712];~The electron transfer flavoprotein (ETF) serves as a specific electron acceptor for various mitochondrial dehydrogenases. ETF transfers electrons to the main respiratory chain via ETF-ubiquinone oxidoreductase. ETF is an heterodimer that consists of an...; cd01715;~identified by MetaGeneAnnotator; putative) has translation MAEILVYVDHVDGAVRKPTLELLTLARRLGEPVAVALGNGAAGTAATLAEHGATRVLTAEAAEFADYLVVPKVDALQAAYEALSAAGSLAAVLVPSSAEGKEIAARLAVRIGSGIITDAVDLEAGAEGPVATQSAFAASYTTKSRVSKGTPVITVKPNSAPVEAAPAAGAVETLAVSFGALATGTKVTARTPRESTGRPELTEAAIVVSGGRGVNGAENFAIIEALADSLGAAVGASRAAVDAGWYPHSNQVGQTGKSVSPQLYIASGISGAIQHRAGMQTSKTIVAVNKDAEAPIFDLVDYGVVGDLFNVVPQLTQEIQARKG, from the coding sequence ATGGCTGAGATTCTCGTCTACGTCGACCACGTCGACGGAGCCGTCCGCAAGCCCACCCTGGAGCTGCTGACGCTGGCCCGCCGCCTCGGCGAGCCGGTCGCCGTCGCCCTCGGCAACGGTGCCGCCGGCACCGCCGCCACCCTCGCCGAGCACGGCGCGACCCGCGTCCTGACCGCCGAGGCCGCGGAATTCGCCGACTACCTCGTCGTCCCGAAGGTCGACGCGCTCCAGGCCGCGTACGAGGCGCTGTCCGCCGCGGGCTCCCTGGCCGCCGTGCTCGTCCCGTCCTCCGCCGAGGGCAAGGAGATCGCCGCCCGCCTCGCCGTCCGCATCGGCTCCGGCATCATCACCGACGCCGTGGACCTCGAGGCCGGCGCCGAGGGCCCGGTCGCCACGCAGTCGGCGTTCGCCGCCTCGTACACGACCAAGTCCCGTGTCTCCAAGGGCACCCCGGTCATCACGGTCAAGCCGAACTCGGCGCCCGTCGAGGCCGCCCCGGCCGCCGGTGCCGTCGAGACCCTCGCGGTCTCCTTCGGCGCGCTGGCCACCGGCACCAAGGTGACCGCCCGCACCCCGCGCGAGTCGACCGGCCGCCCCGAGCTGACCGAGGCCGCGATCGTGGTCTCCGGCGGCCGCGGCGTCAACGGTGCCGAGAACTTCGCGATCATCGAGGCCCTCGCCGACTCGCTCGGCGCGGCCGTCGGCGCCTCCCGCGCCGCGGTGGACGCCGGCTGGTACCCGCACTCCAACCAGGTCGGCCAGACCGGCAAGTCGGTCTCGCCGCAGCTGTACATCGCGTCCGGCATCTCCGGCGCGATCCAGCACCGCGCGGGCATGCAGACCTCGAAGACCATCGTCGCCGTCAACAAGGACGCCGAGGCCCCGATCTTCGACCTCGTGGACTACGGCGTCGTGGGCGACCTCTTCAACGTCGTCCCGCAGCTGACCCAGGAGATCCAGGCCCGCAAGGGCTGA